The Candidatus Accumulibacter similis genome has a segment encoding these proteins:
- a CDS encoding efflux RND transporter permease subunit, which yields MSRFFIERPILANVIAIIVVVLGLACLFTLPVAQYPQIVPPTIQVATTYPGASADVVATTVGIPIEQAVNGVENSIAMQSTSGSDGSYTLTLTFDVGTNLNTSIALVQNAVNSALAQVPQEVQAQGVSVQKVSTNVLLIGSLYARDDRFDETFLSNYALINLQSPLARLPGVGQVQILGAGPYSMRIWLDPTKLQSYGLTVLDVQNAIQNQNVQVASGQLGAAPVPSDQIFQFTVLTLGRLSDVEQFENIVVRSKPPASQAAQLLTATPAGETAAIVRLKDLARIELSQQTFNTFSGLSGRKAAQINVYTLPGANALKVAEEVRRSMAQMREKFPPGLEYTALLDSSAFISDSIDGVYLALIEAGVLVLVVIMLFLQNARAMLVPLVTVPVTVIGAFAAMAALGFTVNLMTLFALILAIGIVVDDAIVIVENSSRHIEQGLTPRDAAIKAMRELTGPILGITLVLAAVFLPASFLPGITGQMFRQFALVIAATAIISALIALTLNPAQCALYLKADSGERRVNGFFRGFNRLHEAVERRYIGVVRWLTVHPRSMGCLFVAIVAVAGTSFARHPTAFLPVEDQGYCIVVARLPPGAAQPRVRELAADIDAVLGTMPGIKGWVTSGGYSALDSATLANVVTVYVMYDDWEQRPAGFSQAKLIAGLRERLATIRKAEFAVLIPPPIPGLGQAGGFEMVLEDRGGMGPRPFQDVVRQTLSSAREQPELRGVTTTFSVDSPQLHLDINRTMAESLGVTIDDVFQTLQTYLGSTYVNQFNKFNQSLQVRVQGAAAHRRQLQDIADLHVANRSGQMVPLGAIVSVRRTLGPELVTRYNLYPSASLVGAAAPGFSSGQALDAMQRVAVANLPPGVGHDWTGLAYQERRVGNQAYFIFALSLTLVFLTLAGQYESWTDPAVVILSVPIALVGIVAALAIRGFPADLYTQIGLVLMIALAAKNAILIVEFAKQLRADGMSAAEAAVEAARRRFRPIVMTSIAFILGVLPLLTASGAGAASQQALGTVVFGGMLASTLIAIPFVPGFYVVMEELAERRRKRKRAAADGTRAPAPTQAPDAP from the coding sequence GTGTCCAGATTCTTCATCGAACGGCCGATCCTCGCCAACGTCATCGCGATCATCGTCGTCGTGCTCGGGCTTGCCTGCCTGTTCACCCTGCCCGTCGCCCAGTATCCGCAGATCGTCCCGCCGACGATCCAGGTCGCGACCACCTACCCGGGCGCCAGCGCCGATGTCGTCGCGACGACCGTCGGAATTCCGATCGAGCAGGCGGTCAACGGCGTGGAGAATTCGATCGCCATGCAATCGACGAGCGGCAGCGACGGCAGCTACACGCTCACGCTCACCTTCGATGTCGGCACCAATCTCAACACCTCGATCGCGCTGGTGCAGAACGCGGTCAACAGCGCGCTGGCGCAGGTACCGCAGGAAGTCCAGGCGCAGGGCGTCAGCGTGCAGAAGGTGAGCACCAACGTCCTGCTGATCGGCAGCCTCTACGCCAGGGACGACCGCTTCGACGAGACCTTCCTCAGCAACTATGCGCTCATCAACCTGCAGAGCCCGCTCGCGCGCCTGCCCGGCGTCGGCCAGGTGCAGATCCTGGGCGCCGGGCCCTACAGCATGCGCATCTGGCTCGACCCGACGAAGCTGCAGTCCTATGGACTGACCGTTCTCGACGTCCAGAACGCGATCCAGAACCAGAATGTGCAGGTTGCCAGCGGGCAACTCGGTGCAGCGCCGGTCCCTTCCGACCAGATCTTCCAGTTCACCGTCCTGACGCTCGGGCGGCTGTCCGACGTCGAGCAGTTCGAGAACATCGTCGTCCGGAGCAAGCCGCCCGCGAGCCAGGCTGCGCAACTCCTGACGGCGACGCCAGCGGGCGAGACGGCCGCGATCGTTCGCCTCAAGGACCTCGCCCGCATCGAACTGAGCCAGCAGACGTTCAACACCTTCTCCGGTCTCAGCGGCCGGAAGGCGGCGCAGATCAACGTGTACACGCTGCCCGGGGCGAACGCGCTCAAGGTGGCGGAGGAGGTACGTCGATCGATGGCGCAGATGCGCGAAAAGTTTCCTCCGGGCCTCGAGTACACCGCACTGCTCGACAGCTCGGCGTTCATCAGCGATTCGATCGACGGCGTCTACCTGGCACTGATCGAGGCAGGGGTGCTGGTGCTGGTCGTCATCATGCTCTTCCTGCAGAACGCGCGCGCCATGCTGGTGCCGCTCGTCACCGTGCCGGTGACGGTCATCGGCGCCTTCGCGGCGATGGCCGCGCTCGGCTTCACCGTCAACCTGATGACCCTGTTCGCGCTCATCCTCGCCATCGGCATCGTCGTCGACGATGCGATCGTGATCGTCGAGAACAGCTCGCGCCACATCGAGCAGGGGCTCACGCCCAGGGACGCGGCCATCAAGGCGATGCGCGAGCTGACGGGGCCGATCCTCGGCATCACCCTCGTCCTTGCCGCGGTGTTCCTGCCGGCGTCGTTCCTGCCCGGGATCACTGGCCAGATGTTCCGCCAGTTCGCCCTCGTCATCGCTGCCACCGCCATCATCAGCGCGCTGATCGCGCTCACGCTGAACCCGGCGCAATGCGCGCTCTACCTCAAGGCCGACAGCGGTGAACGGCGGGTGAACGGCTTCTTCCGCGGCTTCAACCGGCTCCACGAAGCCGTCGAGAGGCGCTACATCGGCGTCGTGCGCTGGCTGACGGTCCATCCGCGCAGCATGGGCTGCCTGTTCGTGGCGATCGTCGCCGTCGCCGGCACGAGCTTCGCCCGCCATCCGACCGCCTTCCTGCCGGTCGAGGACCAGGGTTACTGCATCGTCGTCGCCCGCCTGCCGCCCGGGGCCGCGCAGCCGCGCGTCCGCGAACTGGCCGCCGACATCGACGCCGTGCTCGGCACGATGCCCGGGATCAAGGGCTGGGTGACGAGCGGCGGCTACTCCGCGCTCGACTCCGCGACGCTCGCCAACGTCGTCACCGTATACGTGATGTACGACGATTGGGAGCAGCGGCCAGCGGGTTTCTCGCAGGCGAAGCTCATCGCCGGGCTGCGCGAGCGGCTCGCCACCATCCGCAAGGCCGAGTTCGCCGTCCTCATACCGCCGCCGATTCCCGGGCTCGGGCAGGCGGGCGGCTTCGAGATGGTTCTCGAGGACCGCGGCGGCATGGGCCCGCGTCCCTTCCAGGACGTCGTCCGCCAGACCCTGTCGAGCGCGCGCGAGCAGCCGGAGCTGCGCGGCGTGACGACGACGTTCAGCGTCGACAGCCCGCAGCTCCATCTCGACATCAACCGGACGATGGCCGAGTCGCTGGGCGTCACCATCGACGATGTCTTCCAGACGCTGCAGACCTACCTCGGCTCGACCTATGTGAACCAGTTCAACAAGTTCAACCAGAGCCTGCAGGTCCGGGTGCAGGGTGCGGCCGCTCACCGCCGGCAACTGCAGGACATCGCCGACCTGCACGTCGCCAACCGCAGCGGGCAGATGGTGCCGCTCGGCGCGATCGTCAGCGTTCGCCGCACGCTCGGCCCGGAACTGGTCACGCGCTACAACCTCTATCCTTCCGCATCGCTCGTCGGCGCTGCGGCACCCGGCTTCAGTTCCGGGCAGGCACTCGATGCCATGCAGCGCGTCGCCGTCGCCAACCTGCCGCCGGGCGTCGGCCACGACTGGACCGGGCTCGCCTATCAGGAGCGGCGGGTCGGCAATCAGGCCTACTTCATCTTCGCGCTGTCGCTGACCCTCGTCTTCCTCACCCTCGCCGGCCAGTATGAAAGCTGGACCGATCCTGCGGTGGTGATCCTGTCGGTGCCGATCGCCCTCGTCGGGATCGTCGCCGCGCTCGCCATCCGCGGTTTTCCGGCCGATCTGTACACACAGATCGGCCTCGTCCTGATGATCGCGCTGGCGGCGAAGAACGCGATCCTCATCGTCGAGTTCGCCAAGCAGCTGCGCGCCGACGGCATGTCGGCGGCGGAAGCGGCGGTCGAGGCCGCGCGCCGCCGCTTCCGGCCCATCGTCATGACGTCGATCGCCTTCATCCTCGGCGTGCTGCCGCTGCTGACGGCGAGCGGCGCCGGCGCCGCCAGCCAGCAGGCACTCGGCACGGTCGTCTTCGGCGGCATGCTCGCCTCGACGCTGATCGCCATTCCCTTCGTGCCCGGCTTCTACGTCGTGATGGAGGAACTCGCCGAGCGCCGGCGCAAGCGCAAGCGCGCCGCTGCCGACGGCACCCGCGCACCGGCGCCGACGCAGGCGCCGGACGCGCCGTAG
- a CDS encoding efflux transporter outer membrane subunit → MGARSFLTSPAARPRRTRWRAECWRAGRVSIACAFALLSSGCMIGPDFKRPSVQVADDWMDAGSETIDSRRAPYREWWSSLDDPVLSKLIDLAHQQNLSLLTAGVRVLEARAQLGVAIGEFYPQQQQLTATASYERIPVAAPYAPLSNTFWQLAFGAQVGWELDLWGKVRRGIESASSAFLASVAAYDDVLVTLTGDVASTYVRIRTIDVQLDIARENVARQQKALAIARARFAGGVVTRRDVYQAENVLGATAATIPQLTIERRKATNALSVLLGMPPAPLDDLLAGTSGIPVAPASLAVGIPADLLRRRPDVRKAELKAAAQSAQIGLARGELFPSFSLIGSIGRLSSDVGQSSLGAGSVGYSAGPAIQWNILNYGQITNNVRVQDARLQELLVDYRNLVLKAQQEVENGITEFSQSRAEAAFLQTSVVAATGAFRIALLQYKEGTVDFNVVLNAEENLYKAQNSLAVAQGNIPLGLIKAYRALGGGWELRDGRDFVPLATREEMAARTDWGAPELLRPQAPGLPGPDDVGPLLRPPEW, encoded by the coding sequence ATGGGCGCTCGGAGTTTCCTGACCTCACCGGCTGCCAGGCCTCGGCGCACGCGTTGGCGTGCCGAGTGCTGGCGGGCGGGAAGGGTGTCGATCGCCTGCGCGTTCGCCCTGCTGTCGTCCGGATGCATGATCGGTCCCGACTTCAAGCGGCCGTCGGTACAGGTCGCCGACGACTGGATGGACGCCGGCAGCGAGACGATCGATTCCCGCCGCGCGCCGTATCGCGAGTGGTGGTCGTCGCTCGATGATCCGGTGCTGTCGAAGCTGATCGACCTTGCCCATCAGCAGAACCTCAGCCTCCTCACCGCCGGCGTCCGCGTCCTCGAGGCACGCGCGCAGCTTGGCGTAGCCATCGGCGAGTTCTACCCGCAGCAGCAACAGCTCACCGCGACGGCGAGCTACGAGCGGATCCCGGTCGCGGCACCCTACGCCCCCCTCAGCAATACGTTCTGGCAGCTCGCCTTCGGCGCGCAGGTCGGCTGGGAGCTCGACCTCTGGGGCAAGGTGCGGCGCGGCATCGAGTCGGCCAGCAGCGCCTTTCTCGCGTCGGTCGCTGCCTACGACGATGTGCTCGTCACCCTCACCGGCGACGTCGCCAGCACCTACGTCAGGATCCGCACCATCGACGTGCAGCTCGACATCGCCCGCGAGAACGTCGCGCGCCAGCAGAAGGCGCTGGCGATCGCGCGCGCCCGGTTCGCGGGCGGCGTCGTGACCAGGCGCGACGTGTATCAGGCGGAAAACGTCCTCGGCGCGACCGCAGCGACGATCCCCCAGCTCACCATCGAGCGACGAAAAGCGACGAACGCGCTCAGCGTGCTGCTCGGCATGCCGCCGGCGCCGCTTGACGACCTGCTGGCGGGAACGTCCGGCATCCCGGTCGCGCCCGCGAGCCTGGCCGTCGGCATTCCCGCCGACCTGTTGCGGCGCCGCCCCGACGTTCGCAAGGCCGAACTCAAGGCTGCGGCGCAGTCGGCGCAGATCGGTCTCGCCAGGGGCGAGCTCTTCCCCTCGTTCTCGCTCATCGGCAGCATCGGCAGGCTGAGTTCCGACGTCGGCCAGTCGAGCCTCGGCGCCGGCAGCGTCGGCTACTCCGCCGGACCCGCGATCCAGTGGAACATCCTCAACTACGGCCAGATCACCAACAACGTGCGCGTGCAGGATGCCCGACTGCAGGAGCTGCTCGTCGATTACCGGAACCTGGTGCTCAAGGCGCAGCAGGAGGTGGAGAACGGCATCACGGAGTTCAGCCAGTCGCGCGCCGAGGCGGCCTTCCTGCAGACCAGCGTCGTCGCCGCGACCGGCGCGTTCCGGATCGCCCTCCTGCAGTACAAGGAGGGCACCGTCGACTTCAATGTCGTGCTGAATGCCGAGGAGAACCTCTACAAGGCGCAGAACAGCCTCGCGGTCGCGCAGGGCAACATCCCGCTCGGCCTGATCAAGGCGTACCGCGCGCTGGGGGGGGGATGGGAGTTGCGCGATGGTCGCGATTTCGTGCCGTTGGCGACGCGCGAAGAGATGGCAGCCCGCACCGATTGGGGGGCGCCGGAGCTGTTGCGCCCGCAAGCGCCCGGCCTGCCGGGTCCCGACGACGTCGGGCCACTGCTCCGGCCACCCGAGTGGTGA
- a CDS encoding efflux RND transporter periplasmic adaptor subunit, with amino-acid sequence MIRSGARRRHGCLHLFAVVAAVASLHGCRDVKETAAPQPPAVTVAKPVTERVANYLDFTGNTAATQKVTVVARVEGYLEKIHFTDGQQVKKGDLLFTIQQAQYQAQLKKAQAQVAVEKAALWHATTELRRYTDLVRQDAATQTQVDHWRTEKEQAQARLLSAQAQVEIAQLTLSYTLVRAPIAGRIGRHLVDAGNLVGGIGQPTSLAEIEQIDPIHVYFTIDQRELLRLIERQKALPRDAITRGLVPATFGLLTEEGHPHEGHLDFAAIGIAPTTGTLQVRGVFANRDPRILPGLFARVRVSALEQKDALLIPGDAVRFDQQGEYVLVVNAGNIVERRGVKLGLQVGDRLVVSEGLGADDLVIVEGLLQAVPGRAVSPQPAAGSERAAPARAGS; translated from the coding sequence ATGATCCGTTCGGGCGCGCGCCGCCGCCACGGTTGCCTGCACCTGTTCGCCGTCGTCGCGGCAGTGGCGTCGCTGCACGGCTGCAGGGACGTGAAGGAAACCGCGGCTCCGCAGCCGCCAGCCGTCACGGTGGCGAAGCCGGTCACCGAGAGGGTCGCCAACTACCTCGACTTCACCGGCAACACCGCGGCCACGCAGAAGGTCACGGTGGTGGCGCGCGTCGAGGGCTATCTCGAGAAGATCCACTTCACCGACGGTCAGCAGGTGAAGAAGGGCGATCTCCTGTTCACCATCCAGCAGGCGCAGTACCAGGCGCAGCTCAAGAAGGCGCAGGCGCAGGTGGCGGTGGAGAAGGCGGCGCTCTGGCACGCGACCACCGAGCTGCGGCGCTACACCGACCTGGTCCGGCAGGACGCCGCGACGCAGACGCAGGTTGACCACTGGCGGACGGAGAAGGAGCAGGCCCAGGCGAGGCTGCTCTCCGCGCAGGCCCAGGTCGAGATCGCGCAGCTCACCCTGAGCTACACGCTGGTCCGGGCACCGATCGCCGGGCGCATCGGCCGGCACCTGGTCGACGCGGGCAACCTCGTCGGCGGCATCGGCCAGCCGACGTCGCTCGCCGAGATCGAACAGATCGATCCCATCCACGTCTACTTCACCATCGACCAGCGCGAACTCCTGCGGCTGATCGAGCGCCAGAAGGCGCTGCCACGCGACGCCATCACCCGCGGACTCGTCCCCGCGACCTTCGGCCTGCTCACCGAGGAAGGCCATCCGCACGAGGGGCACCTCGACTTCGCCGCCATCGGCATCGCGCCGACGACCGGCACCCTGCAGGTGCGCGGTGTGTTCGCCAATCGCGACCCGCGGATACTGCCCGGCCTCTTTGCGCGCGTGCGGGTGTCCGCCCTGGAGCAGAAGGACGCACTGCTGATTCCCGGCGATGCCGTCCGCTTCGACCAGCAGGGCGAATACGTCCTCGTCGTCAATGCCGGGAACATCGTCGAACGCCGCGGCGTCAAGCTGGGCCTGCAGGTCGGCGACCGCCTCGTCGTCAGCGAGGGCCTCGGCGCCGACGACCTGGTGATCGTCGAAGGCCTGCTGCAGGCGGTTCCCGGTCGCGCGGTGAGCCCGCAGCCGGCGGCGGGCAGCGAGCGCGCGGCGCCCGCCCGAGCGGGCAGCTGA
- a CDS encoding efflux RND transporter permease subunit encodes MSTFFIDRPILANVIALVTLLLGAVCLYGLPVAQYPQIVPPTIQVATNFAGANAETVANTVGIPLERAVNGVEDSIYLQSTSGSDGSYTLTVTFAIGTDLDTSLALVQNAVNSAVPQLPQPVRAQGVSVRKVSTNMLLIASLFARDDRFDETFLSNYAIINLLSPLARLPGVGQVQVFGGAPYSMRVWLDPGKLKTYGLTTAQVQRAIERQNAQVVAGQVGGPPAAAEQFFQLTVSALGRLSTVAQFEDIVVRSEPPSMRGAPPGSGAGPLQTASLVRLKDVARVELSQQAFTVFSSLNGRKTAHVAVFALPGANALQVAGEVRALMAGMREAFPPGLEYISLYDTTVFIQQSIGAVYETLLEAGVLVLVVILLFLQNARAMLVPATTVPVTIVGAFAAMAALGFTVNLMTLFALILAIGIVVDDAIVIVENTSRHIEQGLAPREATIKAMGELTGPILGVTLVLTAVFLPASFLPGISGQMFRQFALVIAATAVISALNALTLKPAQCALHLRPRPPQHRPNAFYRGFNRAYGAVEQRYLDLVGCMARRPRSMACVFLALVGLAAGVFAVYPTALMPLEDQGYCVVTAELPPGAAQPRVREVAASVDALLGTTAGVRGWVTIGGYSALDSARLANAVTTFVIYDDWDRRPPGFSQLQLIGDLQQKFKSIPQARFAVLPPSPIPGLGVAFGFQMMVEDRGGLGARGLQAATNELLRRASDEPGFLRLGFTTFSADSPQFLLDLDRDMARALGVPIDEVFRTLQTHLGSSYVNLFNQFNQSFQVRVQAEGEFRRSPQDIRNLSVANRSGQMVPIGVLADLRPLLGSELIYRFNLYPAAALIGIPTPKYSSGEALGRMHDLAAATLPPGMAYEWTGLAYQEKLIGNQSYLLFALSIVLVFLVLAAQYESWTDPLAVVLTVPMALVGIVVALLLRRFPIDIYTQIGLVLMTALAAKNAILIVEFARLLTAAGMAPTEAAIEATRCRLRPIVMTSLAFILGVVPLLTATGAGAASQQALGTVVFGGMVASTFLAIPFVAVFYVLMHRPAASGSAP; translated from the coding sequence ATGTCGACCTTCTTCATCGACCGGCCCATCCTCGCCAACGTCATCGCGCTGGTTACGCTCCTGCTCGGCGCCGTCTGCCTGTACGGCCTGCCCGTGGCACAGTACCCGCAGATCGTCCCGCCGACGATCCAGGTGGCAACGAACTTCGCTGGCGCCAATGCCGAGACGGTGGCCAACACCGTCGGCATTCCGCTCGAGCGAGCCGTCAATGGCGTCGAGGACTCGATCTACCTGCAGTCGACGAGCGGCAGCGACGGCAGCTACACGCTCACCGTCACCTTCGCCATCGGCACCGACCTCGATACCTCGCTGGCGCTGGTGCAGAACGCCGTGAACAGCGCCGTGCCGCAGTTGCCGCAGCCGGTGCGGGCGCAGGGGGTGAGCGTGCGCAAGGTCAGCACCAACATGCTGCTGATCGCCAGCCTCTTCGCACGGGACGACCGCTTCGACGAGACCTTCCTCAGCAACTACGCGATCATCAACCTGCTGAGCCCGCTGGCGCGGCTGCCCGGCGTCGGCCAGGTGCAGGTCTTCGGCGGCGCGCCGTACAGCATGCGCGTCTGGCTCGACCCGGGCAAGCTGAAGACCTACGGCCTGACCACCGCGCAGGTGCAGCGGGCGATCGAGCGGCAGAACGCCCAGGTCGTTGCGGGACAGGTCGGTGGCCCGCCGGCGGCGGCGGAGCAGTTCTTCCAGCTCACCGTGAGCGCGCTCGGCCGGCTGTCCACCGTCGCCCAGTTCGAGGACATCGTCGTCCGCAGCGAACCGCCGTCGATGCGCGGTGCGCCACCCGGCAGCGGCGCGGGGCCGTTGCAGACCGCCTCGCTGGTGCGCCTGAAGGACGTCGCCCGGGTCGAACTGAGCCAGCAGGCATTCACCGTCTTCTCCAGCCTGAACGGCAGGAAGACCGCGCACGTGGCGGTCTTCGCGCTGCCGGGAGCCAACGCGCTGCAGGTGGCCGGCGAGGTGCGCGCGCTGATGGCCGGCATGCGCGAGGCCTTCCCGCCGGGCCTCGAATACATCTCGCTCTACGACACCACCGTCTTCATCCAGCAGTCGATCGGCGCCGTCTACGAGACGCTGCTCGAGGCCGGCGTGCTGGTGCTGGTCGTCATCCTGCTCTTCCTGCAGAACGCGCGCGCCATGCTGGTGCCGGCGACCACGGTGCCGGTGACGATCGTCGGCGCCTTCGCGGCGATGGCGGCGCTCGGCTTCACCGTCAACCTGATGACGCTCTTTGCGCTCATCCTGGCCATCGGCATCGTCGTCGACGACGCCATCGTCATCGTCGAGAACACCTCGCGCCACATCGAACAGGGCCTCGCGCCCAGGGAGGCGACGATCAAGGCCATGGGCGAGCTGACCGGTCCGATCCTCGGCGTCACGCTGGTGCTCACCGCCGTCTTCCTGCCGGCCTCGTTCCTGCCCGGCATCAGCGGCCAGATGTTTCGCCAGTTCGCGCTCGTCATCGCCGCCACCGCGGTCATCAGCGCGCTCAATGCGCTGACGCTCAAGCCGGCACAGTGCGCGCTCCACCTCAGGCCGCGCCCGCCGCAGCACCGCCCGAACGCCTTCTACCGCGGCTTCAACCGCGCCTATGGCGCAGTCGAGCAGCGCTACCTCGACCTCGTCGGCTGCATGGCGCGGCGGCCGCGCAGCATGGCGTGCGTCTTCCTGGCTCTGGTCGGGCTCGCCGCCGGCGTCTTCGCCGTCTATCCGACGGCGCTGATGCCGCTCGAGGACCAGGGTTACTGCGTCGTCACCGCCGAGCTGCCGCCCGGCGCGGCACAGCCGCGCGTGCGCGAGGTCGCTGCCAGCGTCGACGCCCTGCTCGGCACGACCGCCGGGGTTCGGGGCTGGGTGACGATCGGCGGCTATTCCGCGCTCGACTCGGCCAGACTTGCCAACGCGGTGACGACCTTCGTCATCTACGACGACTGGGACAGGCGCCCGCCCGGATTTTCCCAGTTGCAGCTGATCGGCGACCTGCAGCAGAAGTTCAAGTCGATCCCGCAGGCAAGGTTCGCCGTCCTGCCACCGTCGCCGATTCCCGGCCTCGGCGTCGCCTTCGGTTTCCAGATGATGGTCGAGGATCGCGGCGGCCTCGGCGCGCGCGGCCTGCAGGCGGCGACGAACGAACTGCTGCGCCGGGCGAGCGACGAGCCCGGCTTCCTCCGCCTCGGTTTCACCACCTTCAGCGCCGACAGCCCGCAGTTCCTTCTCGATCTCGACCGCGACATGGCCAGGGCCCTCGGCGTCCCCATCGACGAGGTGTTCCGGACGCTGCAGACCCATCTCGGCTCGAGCTACGTGAACCTCTTCAACCAGTTCAACCAGAGCTTCCAGGTGCGCGTGCAGGCCGAAGGGGAGTTCCGCCGCAGCCCGCAGGACATCCGCAATCTCTCGGTCGCCAACCGCAGCGGACAGATGGTGCCGATCGGCGTGCTCGCCGACCTGCGCCCGCTGCTCGGGTCGGAGCTGATCTACCGCTTCAATCTCTACCCGGCCGCCGCGCTCATCGGCATCCCGACGCCGAAGTACAGCTCGGGCGAGGCGCTCGGCCGGATGCACGATCTCGCCGCGGCGACGCTGCCGCCCGGCATGGCCTACGAGTGGACGGGGCTCGCGTACCAGGAGAAGCTGATCGGCAACCAGTCGTATCTCCTCTTCGCGCTGTCGATAGTCCTCGTCTTCCTCGTCCTCGCGGCACAGTACGAGAGCTGGACCGATCCACTCGCCGTCGTCCTGACCGTGCCGATGGCGCTCGTCGGCATCGTCGTCGCTCTGCTGCTGCGGCGCTTCCCGATCGACATCTACACGCAGATCGGCCTCGTCCTGATGACCGCGCTGGCGGCCAAGAACGCGATCCTCATCGTCGAGTTCGCGCGCCTGCTGACGGCCGCCGGCATGGCGCCGACCGAGGCGGCGATCGAAGCGACGCGGTGCCGCTTGCGGCCGATCGTCATGACCTCGCTGGCCTTCATCCTCGGCGTCGTGCCGCTGCTCACCGCTACCGGGGCGGGCGCCGCCAGTCAGCAGGCGCTCGGCACCGTCGTCTTCGGCGGCATGGTGGCGTCCACCTTTCTCGCCATTCCCTTCGTTGCCGTCTTCTACGTCCTCATGCACCGGCCCGCCGCGAGCGGGTCAGCGCCTTGA